A stretch of Elgaria multicarinata webbii isolate HBS135686 ecotype San Diego chromosome 5, rElgMul1.1.pri, whole genome shotgun sequence DNA encodes these proteins:
- the TXNL4B gene encoding thioredoxin-like protein 4B: protein MSFLLPKLSSKKEVDEAIKSVAEKVLVLRFGRDEDLVCMQLDDILAKKSHDLSKMATIYLVDVNKVPVYTQYFDISYIPSTVFFFNGQHMKVDYGSPDHTKFVGSFKTKQDFIDLIEVIYRGAMRGKLIVRSPIDPKNIPKFDLLYQDI, encoded by the exons ATGAGCTTCCTGCTGCCCAAACTGTCCAGCAAAAAGGAGGTGGATGAGGCGATTAAGAGCGTGGCAGAGAAAGTCCTGGTCCTTCGCTTTGGCAGAGATGAGGATCTTGTCTGCATGCAGCTGGATGATATT CTTGCAAAAAAATCTCATGACTTAAGTAAAATGGCAACAATTTACTTGGTGGATGTAAACAAGGTGCCAGTGTACACCCAGTATTTCGACATCAGTTATattccatcaacagtcttctttttCAATGGTCAGCACATGAAAGTGGATTATGG ATCTCCAGATCATACCAAGTTTGTGGGgagtttcaaaacaaaacaagacttcATAGACTTAATTGAAGTGATTTACCGTGGTGCGATGCGTGGAAAACTAATTGTACGTAGTCCAATTGACCCAAAGAATATTCCCAAGTTCGACCTTCTCTACCAAGATATTTAA
- the LOC134399076 gene encoding putative protein ARB2BP, with protein MNWLQMNEDLSFRKLINGSECPENLKYDFNKNGELRHIDTNEPFIFNYQKSYDGNHKRYQILGHLITRYVYELLEKACKLQKIYIPADAPDNQLHSFFFMSENALTNYSTLVVLLQDQGTFRAGQWGQKTIIHEGLQHGSQVPFIIMALQCSWGVIILNPNDNSIDLKTKPEYLNLSKKEDSTCPPQLSWAIPKRDSSSPEKHTLYVWDHFISKSTARNVAFIAHGYGGLVFVNLLMQRTLEVMKKVYAVALIDSTHHTMHQTKGNSEVQAWIWKHCREWVSNCKPLDKSIGCLVKVDCPTVSTGTEKYSLAPSSSLQSIFRYLKNSLKTGMKECFIRSPIATRSKKRS; from the exons ATGAAT TGGTTACAGATGAATGAAGATCTGAGCTTCAGAAAACTAATAAATGGTTCAGAGTGTCCAGAAAATCTCAAGTATGACTTTAACAAAAATGGTGAGCTTAGGCACATAGATACCAATgaaccttttatttttaattaccaGAAGTCATATGATGGTAATCACAAACGTTACCAAATTCTTGGACACTTAATTACTCGGTATGTTTATGAGCTCCTGGAAAAGGCTTGCAAACTGCAAAAGATTTACATCCCAGCAGATGCACCAGATAATCAACTTCATAGTTTCTTTTTTATGAGTGAGAATGCATTAACAAATTACTCAACTTTAGTTGTCCTTCTTCAAGACCAGGGGACCTTTCGTGCAGGTCAATGGGGGCAGAAGACCATAATTCATGAAGGCCTCCAACATGGATCTCAAGTACCATTCATTATAATGGCTCTGCAGTGCTCTTGGGGGGTGATTATTTTAAATCCTAATGACAATTCCATTGATCTGAAGACAAAACCAGAATATTTAAACCTCTCAAAGAAAGAAGACTCCACTTGTCCTCCGCAGTTATCCTGGGCAATCCCAAAAAGAGACAGCAGTAGTCCTGAAAAGCATACACTCTATGTTTGGGACCACTTCATTTCAAAGTCTACAGCTAGAAATGTGGCTTTCATTGCCCATGGCTATGGAGGATTGGTTTTTGTCAACTTGCTCATGCAGAGAACTTTGGAAGTGATGAAGAAAGTGTATGCTGTTGCACTTATTGACTCCACACACCACACAATGCACCAGACAAAAGGCAATTCAGAGGTGCAGGCATGGATATGGAAGCACTGTCGAGAATGGGTATCAAATTGTAAACCTTTAGACAAGTCAATAGGCTGTCTTGTGAAAGTGGATTGCCCTACTGTCTCTACAGGTACTGAAAAATACAGCCTGGCCCCTTCCTCTAGTCTACAGTCAATTTTCAGATATCTTAAGAATTCACTGAAAACTGGCATGAAAGAATGTTTCATTCGTTCACCTATTGCAACAAGGAGCAAAAAAAGAAGTTGA
- the TRMT10C gene encoding tRNA methyltransferase 10 homolog C: protein MNIFNMHLLNVIRRSVFQLAAQDGAKINLFLIMPSKAISCRTLVLSTWWNKNTLPSATEKLDLDGWKQVMRTALQEESTSESEEVSEKTSESGEDSHEAATRELVEMWRLSGKAVPENISEEELKILMERPTKTSKRKYLKFLAIKENLKKAKKEKQNKQKEARKELIQKAMENSDGELKNTFLMKFWTKSEDAVYNWRAAQSMIFGQPLVFDMDYENCMSHREIKNAVKQLVESEGANRRAIDPFHLHYCNFKADGPYHKELITFYGEAWDKLFVTATQKSHVEIFPRDQLVYLTADSPNVLKVFEHDKIYIIGTLVDKSIQTGVSLARAKRLKLVTARLPLDSYLQWEEGAKNLTLNQMMNILLTLKDTGSWKESLQFVPQRKHAGFVDTTKQQSDIWKNKIYGRTVTQEKSHKPFARNSSRLETQKKWWEDAV from the coding sequence ATGAACATTTTTAATATGCACCTGTTGAATGTTATCAGAAGATCTGTCTTCCAATTAGCTGCACAAGATGGGGCAAAAATTAACTTATTTTTAATAATGCCCAGCAAGGCCATTAGTTGTAGAACACTGGTTTTGTCTACTTGGTGGAACAAAAATACCCTGCCAAGTGCCACTGAAAAATTAGATTTGGATGGATGGAAACAGGTCATGCGAACTGCCTTGCAAGAGGAAAGTACATCAGAGAGTGAAGAAGTCAGTGAAAAAACATCGGAGAGCGGAGAAGACTCTCATGAAGCAGCTACTAGGGAACTTGTTGAGATGTGGAGACTTTCAGGTAAAGCTGTTCCAGAAAATATCAGTGAAGAAGAGTTAAAGATCCTAATGGAACGTCCCACTAAGACTTccaaaaggaagtacttaaaATTCTTGGCTATAAAAGAAAATCTGAAGAAAGccaagaaagaaaagcagaataaaCAAAAAGAAGCAAGGAAAGAATTAATCCAAAAAGCTATGGAAAATTCTGATGGTGAactaaaaaatacatttctcaTGAAATTTTGGACCAAGTCAGAGGATGCTGTGTACAACTGGAGAGCTGCTCAGTCTATGATCTTTGGGCAACCTCTGGTGTTTGACATGGACTATGAAAATTGTATGTCACATAGAGAAATAAAGAATGCAGTGAAACAGCTCGTGGAATCTGAAGGGGCCAATCGTAGAGCTATAGACCCATTTCACTTGCATTATTGTAATTTCAAAGCAGATGGTCCATATCACAAAGAATTGATCACATTTTATGGAGAAGCATGGGACAAGTTGTTTGTGACTGCGACACAGAAGAGTCATGTTGAAATCTTTCCAAGAGATCAGCTTGTCTACTTAACTGCTGACTCTCCCAATGTGTTGAAAGTATTTGAGCATGATAAAATCTATATAATTGGAACGCTAGTTGATAAGTCTATACAGACAGGAGTCTCCCTTGCTCGTGCAAAACGGCTTAAATTGGTAACTGCACGACTTCCTTTGGATTCATATTTGCAGTGGGAGGAAGGTGCCAAAAACCTCACTCTTAATCAAATGATGAATATCTTATTAACTCTGAAAGATACTGGGAGCTGGAAAGAATCTCTGCAATTTGTTCCACAAAGAAAACATGCAGGATTTGTGGACACcacaaagcaacaaagtgacATATGGAAGAACAAGATATATGGGAGAACAGTTACCCAAGAAAAGTCACACAAGCCATTTGCAAGGAATTCCTCTAGATTGGAAACAcagaaaaaatggtgggaagaCGCAGTCTAA